The sequence below is a genomic window from candidate division KSB1 bacterium.
GCTTGAACTGCTGCCTTTTGCCAGGCAGAACTTGCAATTTTGAAGCATGAGCAGGTCGCCCATGGGTATTTATCCTTTGAGGTTGCAGGCATGATCAATGTGCTCATCGTTGATGATCATCCCATTGTGCGTGCGGGATTGAAACAAATTCTTAAAGGGACCGCGGATATTCAGGTTGCCGAAGAAGCGAACAACGGGCAGGAAGCGCTGCAAAAAATTTTGGAAAATGATTTTGATGTTGTCTTGCTCGATATTTCCATGCCTGGCAGAAGTGGGCTGGACATCCTGCGGGAGCTTAAAGGCATCAAATCCGACTTGCACGTCTTGATCTTGAGCACTTTCTCAGAACAGCAATATGCCGTTCGGGCTTTGAAAGCCGGGGCCGCGGGATATTTGACCAAAGAAAGTGCGCCCGACGAATTGATTGCGGCGATTCGCAAAGTGTCGTTGGGCGGCAAATACCTCAGCATGGCGCTTGCCGAAAAACTCGCCGAAACGTTGGCCGATCATGGCGATAAGCTGCCAGAAGAAATGCTTTCTGATCGTGAGCACCAGGTGATGTGCATGATTGCCTCCGGCAAAACGGTGAAAGAAATTGCCACCGAGCTTTCTTTGAGCGTCAAAACCATTAGCACGTATCGGCGGCGCATTCTCGAAAAATTGAAAATGAAAAACAACGCAGAAATCACCCATTACGCCATTCAGCGTGGCTTGGTTAATTAAGGCCCTAAACAACTCCAATTGCTTCAATG
It includes:
- a CDS encoding response regulator transcription factor, giving the protein MINVLIVDDHPIVRAGLKQILKGTADIQVAEEANNGQEALQKILENDFDVVLLDISMPGRSGLDILRELKGIKSDLHVLILSTFSEQQYAVRALKAGAAGYLTKESAPDELIAAIRKVSLGGKYLSMALAEKLAETLADHGDKLPEEMLSDREHQVMCMIASGKTVKEIATELSLSVKTISTYRRRILEKLKMKNNAEITHYAIQRGLVN